GGCAAGGGGGAAAACAGGGGTTGGGAATTTTCTGGCTCACCGCCGTCAAGAAACCTGGGTGAGCGGTGGAGATAGTCGCGGCGGATCACCAGAAAACCCCCTAAAAAGATTAATTCCTCAACGTCTTGATCAAGTGTTTAATTTCACTCAGGTGATAGCCAGACGCGATCGCATCACGTACCTGCTGCGCTCTTGATTGGGCAACAGCACAATTGATGTTACCGCCGCCAATGTGCAGATGCTTGGTTTTTCCACCTTCCTTGTAACTGTAGCGAAAATATTTTCTGTCACCACGAGCTGTACCCTTGGCTTTGTAAACATTGACCCCGGTTAGCGAATCATTTTTAGGAAGTGGGTCAAGTTCATTTTCATTTGCTGTTACATCCAATACTAATGATTCGCTAACCGAGAAATGGTTAAGGGTTAGCGAATCACTTTTACTGGTTGTATCTGATACTAATGATTCGCTAACCGGACTATCTTCAAAAGTTAGCGAATCATTAGTATTGTTTGAGACTTCAGTAAAAGTTAGCGAATCAGTAGATAAACTTGATTCGCTAACCAGTGAGTATTGAATGCTTAAAATGCTGTCTTCTAATTTATCAACGGTATCCCGAAATTCAGCTTCAGCATTTGAAGTTAAAGGTGCTGTAATTTCTACTACTGTTTCACAGTTGCCGTCTGGATCGTAAATCTCAATTGAAAAATCAAAGTGTCTAGTTTTTGATTTTCCAAATGTGCGATCGCGAATAACTTCAAATTCCCCACGCCACGAGCGATATGTTTTACTCCAGGGTCTAGGAATGGTTAGCGAATCATTTCGGGTAGCTTCAAAAGTGAACAGGGTTAATTGTTCTGATGGTTGATGCATAATTTATAATTCGAGGTTTTTATGAAATTTGAGCTGCTTGTACAGAGCAGCTTTTTTATTCCCGCTTGGGCTTAAAGGGCTGTGTTAATAGTTCCCAGACAGACAGTGAACTAGAGTATTGACCAAAGTCAGGGCATGATTCTGGTGTGGGGAATAATTCGTGCCAATCTGTTGTGGCTCCATATTCGCGTAGCAGGGCTTGATAATTGCGCGGTTCTTCCCAGTAGCGCTGCTGCAAACAAGTGCGTAACCAGCCTTCCGGGTTGCCGTTTTTAAGTTTTTCAAAACCGCCACGTAACTTAAATACTGCCAAGCTTAATTTGATTTCGTTCTCAGGTTTTTCTAATACCGCCGATTGAGTCTTGTTAAAAAAGAAACCTTCATTTGTTAGCAGGGCGTGATTAGAAGAAGATAGCTGCTGCTTCTTAATCCCGGTTTCGGAGTTAACCTCATTTGAGGTGGGTAAAACGTAAATTTGTTGTCGTTCTGGTAAGTTTTTTTTCGGGGTTAACCAGTCTAGGGGTCGTGTGATTATTTTGACAATTCGCCAGGTGTATTGACGCAAAAGGTTCACAACGCCACAGTCAATTAATTTGAGTAGGGCGTTTTTGAGGGTAGGACGACAGTACGGTTTACCTCTATGGCGCTTTATCCAATCATTAAACTCTGTTAAATCTGGCTCTATTTCTTCAGCTTGTCCAAGCTTTGTAAGCCATCGCCAGAGAAGTTTAGCGGCGGGTGGGATGTTATTTGCTAGGCAGAATTCTTCGTGTTTGTCCGTCCAATCTGTCACACGAGAGACAGTTTTGTTGCTATTAAATGGCATAATTAAGGGGAATCGATTTTCTTTAAATAGCTATAAAAGCCCCCGCAGAGAACTAATCCTGGGGCTTTTTAGTTTTCACTCTTGAGAAAACTTGTTTGCGATCGCACTCAACTGCTGCATATTCTTTGGGCTGTGGACAAGAAAAGCGGGTAGTTCGGACAAGACGAATGCAGCCGTCAACGTCGCGGTGGTTCTGCCTATGTCCGGGTTGTGATATTCGATAAAGTCGATAAGTTTACTTAGTTCGATTCCCGCGATTTCTGTTGCCTGAAAAAGTGGGATTAATCGGGCTGCTTCATCAAGCGGGCTTCTTTGGTTATGAGTCATGGGTTTTTGGGAATTGGGAATTGGGAATTGGGAATTGGACGCGATCGCATAAAGCGCGATCGCAGCCATCAAAAAGCCGTCCTACCGCAAAGGCGGGGACGGCTTTATTCGTTTTGTTCTGTGTCTAAAAGATTTTCAGGAATTCGTCTTAGTTCTTCGAGTCGATTTCTTAGTAATTC
This sequence is a window from Tolypothrix sp. NIES-4075. Protein-coding genes within it:
- a CDS encoding DUF4102 domain-containing protein, with protein sequence MHQPSEQLTLFTFEATRNDSLTIPRPWSKTYRSWRGEFEVIRDRTFGKSKTRHFDFSIEIYDPDGNCETVVEITAPLTSNAEAEFRDTVDKLEDSILSIQYSLVSESSLSTDSLTFTEVSNNTNDSLTFEDSPVSESLVSDTTSKSDSLTLNHFSVSESLVLDVTANENELDPLPKNDSLTGVNVYKAKGTARGDRKYFRYSYKEGGKTKHLHIGGGNINCAVAQSRAQQVRDAIASGYHLSEIKHLIKTLRN